The Streptomyces sp. SS1-1 genome has a segment encoding these proteins:
- a CDS encoding M14 family metallopeptidase, whose product MRPRARSILAVGALLVGGASIAPIAQAQPGNSPHTDPSEVKVFRAEVTKQQVPLLLAAGQDGHELSEQAPDQGKATVEVYLTDDQAGKLREQGVALTEHQVTDRAEARTEKAAEGVFRPYSGSGGLKEEIVRTGQQNPGLTKVVSIGKTLRGQDILALKLTKHAAKTEDGSKPAVLYMSNQHAREWITPEMTRRLMHYYLDNYKKDKRVRKIVDSTELWFVLSANPDGYDHTFKDSSTRLWRKNLRDVNGDGVISTGDGIDLNRNFAYKWGYDDEGSSPNPTSETYRGASPGSEPETKALDALQKRVGFTYGINYHSAAELLLYGVGWQVATDTPDDVMYKALAGTPDNSAIPGYHPQVSSELYTTNGEADGHASNVNGMAMFTPEMSTCQTASNIDPNDQWNARDCRSVFNFPDDEKLIQDEFAKNVPFALSVAESADRPDQPASSLGLKAADFTPAPFTTSYARGADQEVSVVARKSLRDKELKYRVNGGRTWDVALRPWKGGETFGGEDNLYFDEYRAKVLDGDQGDKVEVWFTGETRDGKKVSSSRFTYTIAERPRADVLVVAEEGAGAPQAQKYVDALKANGHRAIVWDVAAQGAPDALGVLGHFDTVVHYTGAGVPGNATQLQLRAYLNEGGKLLEAGEQAGGNVNLGDGTLSNDFSQYYLGAYSRTSLPGATGFTGSGELAGFSGTLADAPGNPLDRAGSYSLTSDQLPAATFPQFASAGAGRFAGAVNPYGPFAGSWMAAAVHTDDAWKRLTRTVDLTGVTAAQQPTLRTQLLWDVEPGYDNVLIEAHTAGAEDWTTLPEKNGASSATVPEECEAGFYMNGHPWLAHYLTQSSQGCTASGSSGSWNALTGASAGWQQVEFDLSAYAGKSVEVSLSYVTDPGSGGRGVLADQASLVVGGTAVETEGFESSLGAWSPTGPPPGSPAVLKDWARTGALFQTYGAVTTRDTVLLGFGLEHLPSAADRTALIGKAFSSLER is encoded by the coding sequence ATGAGACCCAGAGCGAGATCGATCCTCGCTGTCGGCGCGCTCCTCGTCGGGGGAGCGAGTATCGCACCCATCGCCCAGGCACAACCGGGGAATTCGCCCCACACCGACCCGAGCGAAGTGAAGGTCTTCCGGGCCGAGGTCACCAAGCAGCAGGTACCCCTGCTGCTGGCGGCCGGCCAGGACGGCCATGAACTCAGTGAGCAGGCACCCGACCAGGGCAAGGCCACCGTCGAGGTCTACCTGACCGACGACCAGGCCGGGAAACTGCGCGAGCAGGGCGTCGCCCTGACCGAGCACCAGGTCACCGACCGGGCCGAGGCCCGCACCGAGAAGGCCGCCGAGGGCGTGTTCCGCCCCTACAGCGGAAGCGGCGGGCTCAAGGAGGAGATCGTCCGGACCGGGCAGCAGAACCCGGGCCTCACCAAGGTCGTCTCCATCGGCAAGACGTTACGCGGCCAGGACATCCTGGCCCTGAAGCTGACCAAGCACGCCGCGAAGACCGAGGACGGCTCCAAACCCGCCGTGCTGTACATGTCCAACCAGCACGCCCGCGAGTGGATCACGCCGGAGATGACCCGGCGGCTGATGCACTACTACCTGGACAACTACAAGAAGGACAAGCGGGTCAGGAAGATCGTCGACTCGACCGAGCTGTGGTTCGTCCTCTCGGCCAACCCCGACGGCTACGACCACACCTTCAAGGACTCCAGTACCCGCCTGTGGCGCAAGAACCTGCGGGACGTCAACGGCGACGGCGTCATCAGCACCGGCGACGGCATCGACCTCAACCGCAACTTCGCCTACAAGTGGGGCTACGACGACGAGGGCTCGTCCCCCAACCCCACCAGTGAGACCTACCGCGGCGCGTCCCCGGGCTCCGAGCCCGAGACCAAGGCGCTCGACGCCCTGCAGAAGCGCGTCGGCTTCACCTACGGCATCAACTACCACTCCGCCGCCGAACTCCTGCTCTACGGCGTCGGCTGGCAGGTGGCCACCGACACGCCCGACGACGTGATGTACAAGGCGCTCGCCGGCACCCCCGACAACTCCGCGATCCCCGGCTACCACCCGCAGGTCTCCTCGGAGCTGTACACGACCAACGGCGAGGCGGACGGGCACGCGTCGAACGTCAACGGCATGGCGATGTTCACCCCCGAGATGTCGACCTGCCAGACCGCGTCGAACATCGACCCGAACGACCAGTGGAACGCGCGGGACTGCCGGTCGGTCTTCAACTTCCCCGACGACGAGAAGCTGATCCAGGACGAGTTCGCCAAGAACGTGCCCTTCGCGCTCTCCGTCGCCGAGAGCGCCGACCGTCCCGACCAGCCCGCCTCCTCGCTCGGCCTGAAGGCCGCCGACTTCACGCCGGCGCCGTTCACCACGTCGTACGCGCGCGGCGCTGACCAGGAGGTCTCCGTCGTCGCCCGCAAGTCGCTGCGCGACAAGGAGCTCAAGTACCGCGTCAACGGCGGCCGCACGTGGGACGTGGCACTGCGGCCCTGGAAGGGCGGCGAGACCTTCGGCGGTGAGGACAACCTCTACTTCGACGAGTACCGCGCCAAGGTCCTCGACGGCGACCAGGGCGACAAGGTCGAGGTGTGGTTCACCGGCGAGACCCGCGACGGCAAGAAGGTCTCCAGCTCCCGCTTCACCTACACGATCGCGGAACGCCCGCGCGCGGACGTCCTCGTGGTCGCGGAGGAGGGCGCCGGAGCCCCGCAGGCGCAGAAGTACGTGGACGCCCTGAAGGCCAACGGGCACCGGGCGATCGTGTGGGACGTCGCCGCTCAGGGCGCGCCCGACGCCCTCGGCGTGCTCGGCCACTTCGACACCGTCGTCCACTACACGGGCGCCGGCGTCCCCGGCAACGCCACCCAGCTCCAGCTGCGCGCCTACCTCAACGAGGGCGGCAAGCTGCTGGAGGCCGGTGAGCAGGCCGGCGGCAACGTGAATCTGGGCGACGGCACCCTGTCGAACGACTTCAGCCAGTACTACCTGGGCGCCTACTCCCGTACCTCCCTGCCCGGCGCCACCGGCTTCACCGGGTCCGGCGAGCTCGCCGGGTTCTCCGGCACGCTCGCGGACGCGCCCGGCAACCCGCTCGACCGGGCCGGGAGCTACAGCCTCACCTCCGACCAGCTGCCCGCCGCCACGTTCCCGCAGTTCGCGAGCGCGGGAGCGGGCCGGTTCGCGGGGGCGGTCAACCCCTACGGGCCGTTCGCGGGCTCCTGGATGGCGGCCGCCGTGCACACCGACGACGCCTGGAAGCGACTGACCAGGACCGTCGACCTCACCGGCGTGACCGCGGCCCAGCAGCCCACGCTGCGCACCCAGCTGCTGTGGGACGTCGAGCCCGGCTACGACAACGTCCTGATCGAGGCCCACACCGCCGGGGCCGAGGACTGGACGACCCTCCCGGAGAAGAACGGCGCGTCCAGTGCCACCGTGCCCGAGGAGTGCGAGGCCGGCTTCTACATGAACGGGCACCCCTGGCTCGCGCACTACCTCACGCAGTCCTCGCAGGGCTGCACCGCGTCCGGCAGCAGCGGAAGCTGGAACGCGCTCACCGGCGCCTCCGCGGGCTGGCAGCAGGTCGAGTTCGACCTCAGCGCGTACGCCGGCAAGTCCGTCGAGGTCTCCCTCAGCTATGTCACCGACCCGGGCTCCGGCGGACGCGGCGTCCTCGCCGACCAGGCCTCGCTCGTCGTCGGCGGCACGGCGGTCGAGACGGAGGGCTTCGAGTCGTCGCTCGGCGCCTGGAGCCCGACCGGACCGCCCCCGGGCAGCCCGGCGGTCCTCAAGGACTGGGCGCGCACCGGAGCGCTGTTCCAGACCTACGGCGCGGTCACCACGCGCGACACGGTGCTCCTCGGCTTCGGCCTGGAGCACCTGCCCTCGGCGGCCGATCGAACGGCGCTCATCGGAAAGGCATTTTCCTCACTTGAGAGGTGA
- the whiA gene encoding DNA-binding protein WhiA → MAMTAAVKDEISRLPVTRTCCRKAEVSAILRFAGGLHLVSGRIVIEAELDTAMAARRLKRDILEIFGHSSELIVMAPGGLRRGSRYVVRVVAGGDQLARQTGLVDGRGRPIRGLPPQVVSGATCDAEAAWRGAFLAHGSLTEPGRSSSLEVTCPGPEAALALVGAARRLSIAAKAREVRGVDRVVVRDGDAIGALLTRLGAHESVLAWEERRMRREVRATANRLANFDDANLRRSARAAVAAGARVQRALEILGEEVPEHLAAAGRLRMEHKQASLEELGALADPPLTKDAVAGRIRRLLAMADKRAQDLGIPGTEANLSDELADNLVG, encoded by the coding sequence ATGGCGATGACGGCAGCGGTGAAGGATGAGATCTCCCGGCTCCCCGTCACCCGGACCTGCTGCAGGAAGGCGGAGGTCTCCGCCATTCTGCGGTTCGCCGGCGGCCTCCACCTGGTCAGCGGACGCATCGTGATCGAGGCGGAGCTCGACACGGCGATGGCGGCCCGCAGACTCAAGCGGGACATCCTGGAGATCTTCGGGCACAGCTCCGAGCTGATCGTCATGGCGCCCGGCGGGCTGCGGCGCGGCTCGCGTTACGTCGTTCGGGTGGTCGCGGGCGGTGATCAGCTGGCCCGGCAGACCGGCCTGGTCGACGGCCGCGGACGCCCGATCCGCGGGCTTCCCCCGCAGGTGGTCTCGGGGGCCACGTGCGACGCCGAGGCCGCGTGGCGCGGTGCCTTCCTCGCGCACGGCTCGCTGACCGAGCCCGGCCGTTCCTCCTCCCTCGAGGTGACCTGCCCGGGTCCCGAGGCCGCGCTGGCCCTGGTCGGCGCCGCCCGGCGGCTGTCCATCGCCGCGAAGGCCCGCGAGGTGCGCGGCGTGGACCGCGTGGTCGTCCGCGACGGCGACGCGATCGGCGCGCTGCTGACCCGGCTCGGCGCCCATGAGTCGGTGCTGGCCTGGGAGGAGCGCCGGATGCGCCGCGAGGTGCGGGCCACGGCCAACCGCCTCGCCAACTTCGACGACGCCAACCTGCGCCGCTCCGCCCGCGCGGCCGTGGCCGCCGGGGCCCGTGTGCAGCGCGCCCTGGAGATCCTCGGCGAGGAGGTCCCGGAGCACCTCGCCGCGGCCGGCCGGCTGCGCATGGAGCACAAGCAGGCGTCCCTGGAGGAGCTGGGCGCCCTCGCCGACCCGCCGCTGACCAAGGACGCGGTCGCGGGCCGTATCCGCCGTCTGCTGGCCATGGCGGACAAGCGGGCCCAGGACCTCGGCATCCCGGGCACCGAGGCGAATCTCAGCGACGAACTCGCCGACAACCTCGTGGGATGA
- a CDS encoding gluconeogenesis factor YvcK family protein, producing the protein MTGRTPRLSRLRRAVPEGRASRAGRTTETRGGRPRRRGAQPKVVALGGGMGLSASLAALRRITGDLTAVVTVADDGGSSGRLRDELGVLPPGDLRKALAALCGDDDWGQTWSRVIQHRFHSQGDLHDHAVGNLLIVALWEQLGDHVQALDLVGKLLGAHGRVLPMSAVPLELQALVKGHDPERPDEVDTVRGQATVALTRGEVQSVHLVPPDPPAVPEAVAAVRDADWVVLGPGSWFSSVIPHLLVPELLDALTETKARRVLSLNLAPQPGETEGFSPQRHLEVLGRHAPKLALDVVLADEAAVPDREVLTEAAKRLGAAVELAPVARTDGTPRHDPELLAAAYDRIFRMHGRIGPWR; encoded by the coding sequence ATGACCGGACGTACTCCGCGGCTGAGCAGGCTGCGCCGGGCGGTGCCGGAAGGGCGCGCCAGCCGCGCCGGCCGCACCACCGAGACCCGGGGCGGCCGGCCGCGCCGCCGTGGCGCCCAGCCCAAGGTCGTCGCCCTCGGCGGCGGCATGGGTCTGTCGGCGTCGCTCGCCGCGCTGCGCCGGATCACCGGCGACCTCACCGCCGTCGTCACGGTGGCCGACGACGGCGGCTCCAGCGGGCGCCTGCGCGACGAGCTGGGCGTGCTGCCGCCCGGTGACCTGCGCAAGGCGCTGGCCGCGCTGTGCGGCGACGACGACTGGGGCCAGACCTGGTCCCGGGTCATCCAGCACCGCTTCCACTCCCAGGGCGACCTGCACGACCACGCCGTCGGCAATCTGCTGATCGTCGCCCTGTGGGAGCAGCTCGGCGACCACGTCCAGGCCCTCGACCTGGTCGGCAAGCTGCTCGGCGCGCACGGCCGGGTGCTGCCCATGTCGGCGGTGCCGCTGGAGCTGCAGGCCCTGGTCAAGGGGCACGACCCGGAGCGGCCCGACGAGGTCGACACCGTCCGGGGCCAGGCGACCGTCGCCCTCACCCGGGGCGAGGTGCAGTCCGTGCACCTGGTGCCGCCCGACCCGCCCGCCGTCCCCGAGGCCGTCGCCGCCGTGCGGGACGCGGACTGGGTGGTACTCGGCCCCGGCTCCTGGTTCTCGTCCGTCATCCCGCACCTGCTGGTGCCGGAACTCCTGGACGCCCTCACCGAGACGAAGGCGCGCCGGGTACTCTCCCTGAACCTCGCCCCGCAGCCGGGAGAAACCGAAGGCTTCTCCCCGCAGCGTCATTTGGAGGTTTTGGGACGACACGCCCCTAAACTCGCCCTGGACGTGGTGCTGGCCGACGAGGCCGCCGTGCCCGACCGCGAAGTGCTCACGGAGGCCGCCAAGCGGCTCGGTGCCGCGGTCGAGCTGGCCCCGGTGGCCCGGACGGACGGGACGCCCCGGCACGACCCGGAGCTCCTCGCCGCCGCGTACGACCGTATTTTTCGGATGCATGGAAGGATCGGCCCATGGCGATGA
- the rapZ gene encoding RNase adapter RapZ, with the protein MTDRDPGPRDPHRNSGDDPALQDARQKDGAQVSTGSEKAGVPEATIPELVIISGMSGAGRSTAAKCLEDLGWFVVDNLPPALIPTMVELGARSQGNVARIAVVVDVRGRRFFDNLRESLSDLDARGVTRRIVFLESSDDALVRRFESVRRPHPLQGDGRIVDGIAAERELLRELRGDADLVIDTSSLNVHELRAKMDAQFAGEEEPELRATVMSFGFKYGLPVDADLVVDMRFLPNPHWVPELRPFTGLNEEVAAYVFNQPGAKEFLDRYAEMLQLVAAGYRREGKRYVTIAVGCTGGKHRSVAMSEKLAARLAAEGVETVVVHRDMGRE; encoded by the coding sequence ATGACCGACCGAGATCCCGGGCCCCGGGACCCGCACAGGAATTCCGGAGACGATCCCGCCCTACAGGACGCACGCCAGAAAGACGGAGCACAGGTGAGTACGGGCAGCGAGAAGGCCGGGGTCCCCGAGGCGACCATCCCCGAGCTGGTGATCATCTCCGGCATGTCCGGAGCCGGCCGGTCCACGGCCGCGAAGTGCCTGGAGGACCTCGGCTGGTTCGTCGTCGACAACCTCCCGCCGGCGCTGATCCCCACCATGGTGGAGCTCGGCGCCCGCTCCCAGGGCAACGTGGCGCGGATCGCGGTCGTCGTCGACGTCCGCGGCCGGCGGTTCTTCGACAACCTCCGCGAGTCCCTCTCCGACCTCGACGCGCGCGGGGTGACCCGCCGGATCGTCTTCCTGGAGTCCTCGGACGACGCCCTGGTGCGCCGCTTCGAGTCGGTGCGCCGCCCGCACCCCCTGCAGGGCGACGGCCGGATCGTCGACGGCATCGCCGCCGAGCGGGAGCTGCTGCGCGAGCTGCGCGGCGACGCCGACCTGGTGATCGACACCTCCAGCCTGAACGTGCACGAGCTGCGGGCGAAGATGGACGCCCAGTTCGCCGGCGAGGAGGAGCCCGAGCTGCGGGCCACCGTCATGTCCTTCGGCTTCAAGTACGGCCTGCCCGTCGACGCCGACCTGGTCGTGGACATGCGGTTCCTGCCCAACCCGCACTGGGTCCCGGAGCTGCGCCCCTTCACCGGCCTGAACGAGGAGGTCGCGGCCTATGTCTTCAACCAGCCCGGCGCCAAGGAGTTCCTCGACCGATACGCCGAGATGCTCCAGCTGGTTGCCGCGGGCTACCGTCGAGAGGGCAAGCGTTATGTGACGATCGCCGTCGGCTGTACGGGCGGGAAGCACCGCTCGGTGGCCATGTCGGAGAAGCTCGCCGCGCGCCTCGCGGCCGAGGGTGTGGAGACGGTGGTCGTGCACCGGGACATGGGACGGGAATGA
- the uvrC gene encoding excinuclease ABC subunit UvrC, whose protein sequence is MADPSSYRPKPGQIPDSPGVYRFRDEHRRVIYVGKAKSLRQRLANYFQDLSGLHPRTRSMVTTAASVEWTVVSTEVEALQLEYSWIKEFDPRFNVKYRDDKSYPYLAVTMNEEYPRVQVMRGHKKKGVRYFGPYAHAWAIRDTVDLLLRVFPVRTCSAGVFKNARRTGRPCLLGYIGKCSAPCVDRISAEEHRELAEEFCDFMAGRTGTYLRRLERQMQEAAEAMEYERAARLRDDIGALRKAMEKNAVVLADATDADLIAVAEDELEAAVQIFHVRGGRVRGQRGWVTDKVEEITTGALVEHALQQLYGEETGDAVPKEVLVPALPDPVEPVQEWLSGRRGAQVSLRVPQRGDKRALMETVERNAQQALVLHKTKRASDLTTRSRALEEIADALELDSAPLRIECYDISHLQGDDVVASMVVFEDGLARKSEYRRFQIKGFEGQDDVRSMHEVITRRFKRYLAEKERTGEWTDGESPNGAAEAAGTGADDGSGPLTDVSSAPLSDGLKDEDGRPKRFAYPPQLVVVDGGQPQVAAAQRALDELGIDDIAVCGLAKRLEEVWVPGEDDPVILPRTSEGLYLLQRIRDEAHRFAITYQRTKRSKRFRSSPLDDIPGLGDTRRQALIKHFGSLKRLRSATIDQICEVPGIGRKTAETIAVALAQAAPAAPAVNTATGEIMEDEAPDPTTGASGEPVTAGVPDERRGQET, encoded by the coding sequence ATGGCCGACCCCTCCAGCTACCGCCCCAAGCCGGGACAGATCCCGGACTCGCCCGGGGTGTACAGGTTCCGCGACGAGCACCGCCGGGTGATCTACGTCGGAAAGGCGAAGAGCCTGCGTCAGCGCCTGGCGAACTACTTCCAGGACCTGTCCGGCCTGCACCCGCGTACCCGGTCGATGGTCACCACCGCCGCGTCCGTGGAGTGGACCGTCGTCTCCACCGAGGTCGAGGCGCTGCAGCTGGAGTACTCCTGGATCAAGGAGTTCGACCCCCGGTTCAACGTCAAGTACCGCGACGACAAGAGCTACCCGTACCTCGCGGTGACGATGAACGAGGAGTATCCGCGCGTGCAGGTGATGCGCGGTCACAAGAAGAAGGGCGTCAGGTACTTCGGTCCGTACGCGCACGCGTGGGCGATCCGGGACACCGTCGACCTGCTCCTGCGGGTGTTCCCCGTGCGCACCTGCTCGGCGGGCGTGTTCAAGAACGCCCGCCGCACCGGCCGCCCCTGCCTCCTCGGCTACATCGGCAAGTGCTCCGCCCCCTGCGTCGACCGGATCTCCGCCGAGGAGCACCGGGAGCTGGCGGAAGAGTTCTGCGACTTCATGGCCGGCCGTACCGGCACCTATCTGCGCCGCCTGGAGCGGCAGATGCAGGAGGCGGCCGAGGCGATGGAGTACGAGCGCGCCGCGCGCCTGCGGGACGACATAGGGGCCCTGCGGAAGGCGATGGAGAAGAACGCCGTCGTGCTCGCCGACGCGACGGACGCCGACCTGATCGCCGTCGCCGAGGACGAGCTGGAGGCGGCCGTGCAGATCTTCCACGTCCGCGGCGGACGCGTGCGCGGCCAGCGCGGCTGGGTCACCGACAAGGTGGAGGAGATCACCACCGGCGCCCTCGTGGAGCACGCCCTGCAGCAGCTCTACGGCGAGGAGACCGGGGACGCGGTGCCCAAGGAGGTCCTCGTCCCGGCCCTGCCCGACCCCGTGGAGCCGGTGCAGGAGTGGCTGTCGGGACGGCGTGGCGCCCAGGTCTCGCTGCGCGTGCCGCAGCGCGGCGACAAGCGCGCCCTGATGGAGACCGTCGAGCGCAACGCCCAGCAGGCCCTCGTCCTGCACAAGACCAAGCGCGCCTCCGATCTGACCACCCGCTCCCGCGCGCTGGAGGAGATCGCCGACGCCCTGGAGCTGGACAGCGCCCCGCTGCGCATCGAGTGCTACGACATCTCGCATCTCCAGGGCGACGACGTGGTGGCCTCCATGGTCGTCTTCGAGGACGGTCTGGCCCGCAAGAGCGAGTACCGCAGGTTCCAGATCAAGGGCTTCGAGGGCCAGGACGACGTCCGCTCGATGCACGAGGTGATCACCCGCCGCTTCAAGCGCTACCTCGCGGAGAAGGAGCGGACGGGGGAGTGGACCGACGGCGAGAGCCCGAACGGGGCCGCCGAGGCCGCCGGGACTGGTGCGGACGACGGGTCGGGGCCCCTCACGGACGTCTCCTCGGCTCCGCTGTCCGACGGCCTCAAGGACGAGGACGGCCGGCCCAAGCGTTTCGCCTACCCGCCGCAGCTCGTCGTCGTGGACGGCGGGCAGCCGCAGGTCGCCGCCGCCCAGCGGGCCCTGGACGAGCTCGGCATCGACGACATCGCCGTGTGCGGCCTCGCCAAGCGGCTGGAGGAGGTCTGGGTCCCCGGCGAGGACGACCCGGTCATCCTGCCCCGCACCAGCGAGGGCCTCTACCTGCTCCAGCGCATCCGTGACGAGGCCCACCGGTTCGCGATCACCTACCAGCGGACCAAGCGCTCCAAGCGCTTCCGGTCGAGCCCGCTGGACGACATCCCCGGTCTGGGCGACACCCGCAGGCAGGCGCTGATCAAGCACTTCGGTTCGCTGAAGAGGCTGCGGTCCGCGACCATCGACCAGATCTGCGAGGTGCCGGGCATAGGCCGCAAGACGGCCGAGACCATCGCCGTGGCCCTCGCGCAGGCGGCCCCGGCCGCACCCGCCGTGAACACCGCGACGGGAGAGATCATGGAGGACGAGGCACCCGACCCCACGACGGGGGCCTCGGGGGAGCCCGTGACCGCGGGCGTCCCGGACGAACGACGGGGGCAGGAGACATGA